A portion of the Mycobacterium paraseoulense genome contains these proteins:
- a CDS encoding CYTH and CHAD domain-containing protein, whose translation MPANAPQTSRHREVERKFDVGESTVSPSFEGIAAVAHVEKSPAQRLDATYFDTPAQDLARNKITLRRRTGGSDAGWHLKLPAGPEARTEVRAPLDASGPGGPDTVPEELVDVVLAIVRDRPLEPVARITTQRETQVLKAADGTPLAEFCNDHVTAWSAATSEDADLEPTQQEWREWELELVESNGPPDTELLNRLGNRLLDAGAAPAGHASKLARVLGTTPQPDGAPPAEHPLQRAVAEQIRELLVWDRAVRADAFDSIHQMRVTTRKLRSLLRDYQESFGLPDDGWVLDELRELAGILGIARDAEVLAERYERQLDGLTSDLVRGPVHERLVGGAQRRYQTGLRRSLIAMRSQRYFRLLDALDAIAAQPPGIAAGEEHPPVTIDAAYKKVRKAAKAAAEVERERPDDEHGRDEAVHRIRKRAKRLRYTAAATGADRVSEQAKAVQSLLGDHQDSVVSREHLRHESEAAHAAGEDTFTYGLLYQQEADLAERCEQQLDDALRKLAKAVRKARS comes from the coding sequence ATGCCTGCAAACGCGCCGCAAACCTCGCGCCACCGCGAGGTGGAGCGCAAGTTCGATGTCGGCGAGTCCACCGTGTCACCTTCGTTCGAAGGCATCGCCGCGGTGGCGCACGTCGAGAAGTCACCCGCGCAGCGACTGGACGCCACGTACTTCGACACCCCCGCACAGGACCTCGCCCGTAACAAGATCACCCTGCGCCGCCGTACCGGCGGCTCGGATGCGGGTTGGCACCTGAAGCTGCCGGCCGGGCCCGAAGCGCGTACCGAAGTCCGGGCACCGCTGGACGCCTCGGGCCCGGGCGGGCCCGACACGGTGCCGGAGGAGTTGGTGGACGTCGTGCTGGCGATCGTGCGCGACCGCCCGCTGGAACCGGTCGCGCGCATCACCACCCAGCGCGAAACCCAGGTGTTGAAGGCGGCCGACGGCACACCACTGGCCGAGTTCTGCAACGACCACGTCACCGCCTGGTCGGCCGCCACTTCCGAGGACGCCGACTTGGAGCCCACCCAGCAGGAGTGGCGCGAGTGGGAACTCGAACTCGTCGAATCGAACGGGCCGCCGGACACCGAGTTGTTGAACCGGTTGGGTAATCGGCTACTCGACGCCGGCGCCGCGCCGGCCGGTCATGCCTCCAAGCTGGCGCGGGTACTCGGCACGACGCCGCAGCCCGATGGCGCGCCGCCCGCCGAGCACCCGTTGCAGCGCGCGGTGGCCGAGCAGATTCGCGAACTCTTGGTGTGGGACCGCGCAGTGCGGGCCGACGCCTTCGATTCCATCCACCAGATGCGGGTCACCACCCGCAAGTTGCGCAGCCTGCTGCGCGACTACCAGGAGTCGTTCGGGCTGCCCGACGACGGCTGGGTGCTCGACGAACTGCGCGAGCTGGCCGGCATCCTCGGCATCGCACGCGATGCCGAGGTCCTCGCCGAGCGCTACGAACGCCAATTGGACGGCCTCACATCGGATTTGGTGCGCGGGCCGGTGCACGAGCGCCTGGTCGGCGGTGCCCAGCGGCGTTACCAGACGGGGCTGCGCCGGTCGCTGATCGCCATGCGGTCCCAGCGCTACTTCCGGCTGCTCGACGCCTTGGACGCGATAGCGGCGCAACCGCCCGGCATCGCGGCGGGTGAGGAGCACCCGCCGGTCACCATCGACGCCGCCTACAAGAAAGTCCGCAAGGCCGCCAAGGCCGCCGCCGAGGTGGAGCGGGAGCGCCCGGACGACGAGCACGGGCGCGACGAAGCGGTCCACCGGATTCGCAAGCGGGCCAAGCGACTTCGCTACACCGCCGCGGCCACCGGAGCCGACAGGGTCTCCGAGCAGGCGAAGGCCGTTCAGTCGCTGCTCGGTGACCACCAGGACAGCGTGGTCAGCCGCGAACACCTGCGCCACGAATCCGAAGCCGCCCACGCCGCCGGGGAGGACACCTTCACCTACGGCCTGCTGTACCAGCAGGAGGCCGACTTGGCCGAGCGGTGCGAACAGCAGCTCGACGACGCGTTGCGCAAACTCGCCAAGGCGGTGCGCAAGGCCCGGTCCTGA
- a CDS encoding 2OG-Fe(II) oxygenase — MSRWKKRVDSGDWAAIAAAVNEYGGALLPRLVTTGEAARLRKLYDDDALFRSTIDMAPRRYGAGQYRYFDAPYPAPIEELKQALYPRLLPIARDWWGKLGRDAPWPDGLDDWLATCRAAAQTRSTALMLRYRAGDWNALHRDLYGDLVFPLQVVINLSSPDADYTGGEFLLVEQRLRAQSRGLATQLPQGHGFVFTTRERPVASSRGWSAAPVRHGVSLVRSGERYALGLIFHDAA; from the coding sequence ATGTCCCGGTGGAAGAAGCGCGTCGACTCCGGCGACTGGGCGGCCATCGCCGCCGCCGTCAACGAGTACGGCGGGGCGCTGCTGCCGCGGCTGGTCACCACCGGCGAGGCGGCGCGGCTCCGCAAGCTCTACGACGACGACGCCCTGTTCCGCTCGACCATCGACATGGCGCCCAGGCGATACGGCGCCGGGCAGTATCGCTACTTCGACGCGCCCTATCCCGCGCCGATCGAGGAGCTCAAACAGGCGCTCTACCCCCGGCTGCTGCCGATCGCCCGCGACTGGTGGGGCAAGTTGGGCCGCGATGCGCCCTGGCCGGACGGGCTGGACGATTGGCTGGCGACCTGCCGCGCCGCCGCGCAGACCAGGTCCACCGCGCTGATGCTCCGGTACCGCGCGGGCGACTGGAACGCCCTGCATCGAGACCTGTACGGGGACTTGGTGTTTCCGCTTCAGGTGGTGATCAACCTGAGTTCGCCCGACGCCGACTACACCGGCGGGGAATTCCTCCTCGTCGAACAGCGGCTGCGGGCCCAGTCCCGCGGCCTGGCAACGCAATTGCCCCAGGGGCACGGCTTCGTCTTCACCACGCGGGAGCGGCCGGTCGCCTCGAGCCGCGGCTGGTCCGCGGCACCGGTGCGCCACGGTGTATCGCTCGTGCGCTCCGGCGAACGGTATGCCCTGGGCCTGATCTTTCACGACGCGGCCTGA
- a CDS encoding cytochrome P450, producing MTDTEGFVDQTVTGLADPQPMYKALRESSPVFRSPQAVVLSRLADIEMALKHTELFSSNMDAVDLGNVRPLIPLQIDPPEHAKYRRILDPLFTPREMARREPRVTALVNEMIDRFADRGECDFHTEFAVPLPCTVFLQLLGLPLEDLDKFLAWKDGVIRPEGDSGFDRRHESSAAVAQQIYDYFDRAIDDHIASPRDDVLSAMIAADIAGRPLSREELLDICFLFLIAGLDTVTDSLDCFFVYLARHPDHRHQLVEQPDVLPSAIEELLRWETPVPGVARVAMQDVEVGGCPISKGERVSPLLGAANTDPAEFADPELVDFTRNPNRHRAFGGGPHRCLGSHLARMELRVALREFHRRIPDYEIKPGTQLAYTAALRSVESLPLVFPVP from the coding sequence ATGACAGATACCGAAGGGTTCGTCGACCAAACGGTGACGGGTCTGGCGGACCCACAGCCGATGTACAAGGCGTTGCGCGAATCGAGCCCGGTGTTCCGGTCGCCGCAGGCGGTGGTGCTCAGCCGCCTGGCCGACATCGAGATGGCCCTCAAACACACCGAGTTGTTCTCGTCGAACATGGACGCGGTCGACCTGGGTAACGTGCGGCCGCTGATCCCCCTGCAGATCGACCCGCCCGAACACGCCAAGTACCGCCGCATCCTCGATCCGCTGTTCACTCCGCGCGAGATGGCCCGGCGCGAACCGCGCGTCACCGCGCTGGTGAACGAGATGATCGACCGCTTCGCCGACCGGGGCGAGTGCGACTTCCACACCGAATTCGCCGTGCCCCTTCCGTGCACCGTCTTCCTGCAACTGCTCGGGCTTCCGCTGGAAGACCTCGACAAGTTTCTGGCATGGAAGGACGGCGTGATCCGCCCGGAGGGTGACTCCGGTTTCGACCGGCGCCACGAGAGCTCGGCCGCGGTGGCCCAACAGATCTACGACTACTTCGACCGCGCCATCGACGACCACATCGCCAGCCCCCGCGACGACGTGCTGTCGGCGATGATCGCCGCCGACATCGCCGGGCGGCCGCTGTCGCGCGAGGAACTCCTCGACATCTGCTTCCTATTCCTGATCGCCGGCCTGGACACGGTGACCGACTCCCTCGACTGTTTCTTCGTCTACCTGGCACGCCACCCCGACCACCGCCATCAGCTGGTCGAGCAGCCCGACGTGCTGCCGAGCGCCATCGAGGAGTTGTTGCGCTGGGAGACACCGGTTCCCGGCGTCGCTCGAGTCGCCATGCAGGACGTCGAGGTGGGCGGCTGTCCCATCAGCAAGGGCGAACGCGTCAGCCCGCTGCTGGGCGCGGCCAACACCGACCCGGCCGAGTTCGCCGACCCGGAGCTGGTGGACTTCACCCGCAACCCGAACCGGCACCGCGCGTTCGGCGGCGGCCCGCACCGGTGCCTCGGCTCCCACCTCGCCCGCATGGAGCTGCGGGTGGCATTGCGCGAATTCCATAGGCGCATACCGGATTACGAGATCAAGCCCGGCACCCAGCTGGCCTACACCGCCGCGCTGCGCTCCGTGGAATCGCTGCCGCTGGTCTTTCCGGTGCCTTAG
- the tpx gene encoding thiol peroxidase: MAQITLSGKPVNTVGELPAIGSKAPAFNLIGSDLWVVDAEQFRGKPLVLNIFPSVDIAICATTVRTFNQRAAATGVSVVCVSKDLPFAFQRFCSAEGIDNVTTASAFRDSFGEDYGVTITDGPMAGLLARAVVVIGPDGTVTYTELVPEIEQEPNYDSALAVLG; this comes from the coding sequence ATGGCACAGATAACCCTGAGTGGAAAACCGGTCAACACTGTCGGCGAGCTGCCTGCCATCGGATCCAAAGCCCCGGCCTTCAATTTGATCGGCTCCGACCTGTGGGTGGTCGATGCCGAGCAGTTCCGCGGCAAGCCCCTTGTGCTGAACATTTTTCCGTCCGTCGATATCGCGATTTGCGCGACGACCGTGCGGACCTTCAACCAACGCGCCGCCGCGACCGGTGTGTCCGTGGTGTGCGTGTCAAAAGACCTGCCGTTCGCGTTTCAACGGTTCTGCAGCGCCGAAGGCATCGACAACGTCACGACAGCTTCGGCGTTCCGTGACAGCTTCGGCGAAGACTACGGCGTCACAATTACCGACGGTCCGATGGCGGGGCTCCTTGCCCGGGCCGTCGTGGTGATCGGCCCCGACGGCACGGTCACTTACACGGAGCTGGTGCCAGAAATCGAGCAGGAGCCGAATTACGACTCCGCGCTGGCCGTGCTGGGCTGA
- a CDS encoding ferredoxin, which translates to MTRIVVDADRCTGHGRCYTLAPDVFDADEFGHSVVLVAEVSGALEAQAVAAEQNCPEGAISLSR; encoded by the coding sequence ATGACTCGCATCGTCGTCGACGCCGACCGCTGCACCGGGCACGGCCGCTGCTACACCCTGGCGCCCGACGTCTTCGACGCCGACGAGTTCGGCCACTCCGTCGTGCTCGTGGCCGAGGTCTCCGGCGCACTCGAGGCGCAGGCCGTCGCCGCGGAGCAAAATTGCCCCGAGGGCGCCATCTCCCTATCTCGTTGA
- a CDS encoding molybdopterin-dependent oxidoreductase, producing MIAGVAAAAIALGVAQLVGIPFGARADARAAIGSAVVDLAPGPVKEWAIQTLGSLDKLFVAVAVLVVIAAIAAIAGTLETRRRPLGSAAITAAGALGCVAVLSRQGATALDTIPTVAGAACGVAALRLLTRRFRPAAQDPGDGADHDETDVGRRRLVALGLLGLGVASGVAGAVITRLVHSVAADRSGFTLPRPRISAAPIPADVQPKGVALPSFVTPSADFYRVDTALSVPQLSHGDWRLRIHGMVNREATYSFADLAGFDVVEKGTTLTCVSNPVGGDLISTGIWTGYRVADLLAAAGVHPDADMVLSTSIDGFTAGTPVEALTDGRDALLAVALNGQPLPIEHGYPARLVVPGLYGYVSATKWVVEMELTRFDKAEAYWTRQGWAARAPIKTESRIDVPRDGQQVPIGPVVFGGVAWAQNRGVRAVEVRIDGGEWQPAEQGASYSNETWRLWSFPWQAKIPGKHSITVRATDNTGATQTADRVATVPDGATGWHTVDFTVAGS from the coding sequence ATGATCGCCGGGGTCGCCGCCGCGGCCATCGCGCTCGGGGTGGCTCAGCTGGTGGGCATCCCCTTCGGCGCTCGCGCCGACGCGCGTGCCGCGATCGGCTCGGCGGTCGTCGACCTCGCGCCGGGCCCCGTCAAAGAGTGGGCGATTCAGACCCTGGGTTCCCTGGACAAACTCTTCGTCGCAGTCGCGGTGCTCGTGGTGATCGCCGCGATCGCCGCAATCGCCGGGACCCTCGAGACCCGGCGCCGCCCGCTCGGCAGCGCCGCGATCACCGCCGCGGGCGCGCTCGGCTGCGTCGCGGTGCTGTCGCGGCAGGGCGCGACAGCGCTCGACACCATACCCACCGTCGCGGGTGCGGCCTGCGGCGTGGCGGCGCTACGCCTGCTCACCCGTCGGTTCCGGCCCGCCGCGCAAGACCCCGGAGACGGAGCCGATCACGACGAAACCGATGTCGGCAGGCGCAGGTTGGTCGCGCTCGGACTGCTCGGATTGGGGGTGGCGAGCGGCGTGGCGGGCGCGGTCATCACGCGGTTGGTGCATTCGGTGGCTGCCGACCGCAGTGGTTTCACGCTTCCCCGGCCGCGCATCTCCGCGGCACCGATACCAGCTGATGTGCAACCGAAAGGCGTTGCCCTGCCGAGCTTTGTCACCCCCAGCGCCGACTTCTACCGGGTGGACACCGCGCTCAGCGTTCCGCAACTCAGCCACGGCGACTGGCGGTTGCGTATCCACGGCATGGTGAACCGCGAAGCCACGTACAGCTTCGCCGATCTCGCCGGTTTTGACGTCGTCGAAAAGGGCACGACGCTCACCTGCGTGTCTAATCCCGTTGGCGGCGACCTCATTTCAACCGGGATCTGGACAGGCTACCGGGTTGCCGATCTGCTGGCGGCGGCCGGCGTGCACCCGGACGCCGACATGGTGCTCTCGACATCGATCGACGGCTTCACCGCCGGCACGCCGGTGGAGGCACTCACCGATGGCCGTGACGCGCTCCTGGCGGTCGCCCTCAACGGTCAGCCCCTGCCGATCGAGCATGGTTATCCGGCCCGGCTGGTCGTGCCCGGGCTCTACGGGTACGTGTCGGCCACCAAGTGGGTCGTCGAGATGGAGCTGACCCGCTTCGACAAAGCAGAGGCTTACTGGACGCGGCAGGGCTGGGCAGCGCGTGCACCCATCAAGACCGAATCGCGGATCGACGTACCGAGAGATGGGCAGCAGGTCCCGATAGGCCCGGTGGTGTTCGGCGGTGTCGCGTGGGCGCAGAATCGCGGCGTGCGGGCCGTGGAAGTCCGGATCGACGGCGGCGAGTGGCAGCCCGCCGAGCAGGGCGCGAGCTATTCCAACGAGACGTGGCGGCTGTGGAGCTTCCCCTGGCAGGCGAAAATCCCCGGGAAACACTCGATCACCGTGCGCGCCACCGACAACACCGGCGCCACCCAGACGGCGGATCGGGTCGCCACCGTCCCCGACGGCGCCACCGGCTGGCACACGGTGGACTTCACCGTGGCAGGGTCCTGA
- a CDS encoding TetR-like C-terminal domain-containing protein, with product MQPSEPVRESVPADVRARVMPAVLDELTRWGVERFSVEALAERHRLDAAMVYRYWGDRRQLIVDAVLSDVEKISSGTDTGSLRGDLQALAHNVTNRINSEVGRTLLRALVMDRRGGHDEATRSRFWRAHFTAVRAVVDRARERGELREGVNTLAAVQIVLAPLNIRALFSDVPVDDDYCEAIVDMAWHGLARR from the coding sequence ATGCAGCCGTCTGAGCCGGTCCGTGAATCGGTGCCCGCGGATGTCCGGGCGCGGGTGATGCCGGCGGTGCTCGACGAGTTGACCCGGTGGGGGGTCGAGCGGTTCAGTGTCGAGGCCCTGGCCGAGCGTCACCGTCTCGATGCGGCGATGGTTTACCGGTATTGGGGAGACCGTCGCCAGCTCATCGTCGATGCGGTGCTTTCCGATGTCGAGAAGATCAGTTCGGGCACCGACACCGGATCATTGCGCGGCGACCTACAGGCCTTGGCCCACAACGTGACCAATCGAATCAACAGCGAAGTCGGCCGCACACTCCTGCGCGCGCTGGTGATGGACCGGCGCGGCGGGCACGACGAAGCCACCCGGTCGCGGTTCTGGCGGGCGCACTTCACCGCGGTGCGCGCGGTTGTGGACCGTGCCCGGGAGCGGGGCGAACTGCGCGAGGGCGTGAACACTCTGGCCGCGGTGCAGATCGTGCTGGCGCCGCTCAACATTCGTGCCCTGTTCTCCGACGTTCCCGTCGACGACGACTATTGCGAGGCGATCGTCGACATGGCATGGCATGGTCTCGCGCGGCGCTGA
- a CDS encoding bifunctional RNase H/acid phosphatase, whose amino-acid sequence MKVVIEADGGSRGNPGPAGYGAVVWTQDRSTVLAETKQAIGRATNNVAEYRGLLAGLGDALELGATEAAVFLDSKLLVEQMSGRWKVKHPDLIELHAQARKLAARFERIDYTWIPRDRNSYADRLANEAMDAAASGDALEEPEPRQRAAEPAKTAAPQSPQAPGWTGARGTPTRLLLLRHGQTELSAQRRYSGRGNPALTEVGRRQADAAARYLAQRGGISAVFASPLQRAYDTAARAAKSLGLDVTVDDDLIETDFGAWEGLTFGEAAERDPELHGRWLRDTGTTPPGGESFDDVLDRVVRARERIIAAHQGTTVLVVSHVTPIKMLLRLALEAGPGILYRLHLDLASLSIAEFYPDGASSVRLVNQTGYL is encoded by the coding sequence GTGAAGGTGGTGATCGAGGCCGACGGTGGGTCGCGCGGCAATCCCGGGCCGGCCGGCTACGGCGCCGTGGTGTGGACCCAGGACCGCTCGACGGTGCTGGCGGAGACCAAGCAGGCCATCGGCCGGGCCACCAACAACGTGGCCGAATACCGGGGCCTGCTGGCCGGTTTGGGCGACGCCCTGGAACTCGGCGCGACCGAGGCCGCGGTCTTCCTGGACTCCAAGCTGTTGGTGGAGCAGATGTCGGGGCGATGGAAGGTCAAGCACCCCGACCTCATCGAATTGCACGCGCAGGCGCGAAAGCTGGCCGCGCGGTTCGAGCGGATCGACTACACGTGGATTCCGCGGGACCGCAACTCCTACGCCGACCGGTTGGCCAACGAGGCGATGGACGCCGCCGCGTCCGGCGACGCGTTGGAGGAACCCGAACCCCGGCAGCGGGCCGCCGAGCCCGCGAAAACCGCTGCGCCGCAATCCCCGCAGGCGCCCGGCTGGACCGGCGCGCGCGGCACCCCGACCAGGCTGCTGTTGCTGCGACACGGCCAGACCGAGCTCTCGGCGCAGCGCCGCTATTCGGGCCGCGGCAACCCGGCCCTCACCGAAGTGGGTCGCCGGCAGGCCGACGCCGCGGCGCGTTACCTGGCGCAACGCGGCGGAATCTCGGCGGTGTTCGCCTCCCCACTGCAACGGGCCTACGACACCGCGGCCAGGGCCGCCAAATCGCTCGGCCTGGACGTGACCGTCGACGACGACCTGATCGAGACCGATTTCGGCGCCTGGGAGGGGCTGACCTTCGGCGAGGCCGCCGAGCGCGACCCGGAGCTGCACGGCCGCTGGCTGCGTGACACCGGCACCACGCCGCCGGGCGGCGAAAGCTTCGACGACGTGCTCGACCGGGTCGTCCGCGCGCGCGAACGAATCATCGCCGCGCACCAGGGCACCACGGTGCTGGTGGTGTCGCACGTGACGCCGATCAAGATGCTGCTGCGGCTGGCGCTGGAGGCCGGGCCCGGCATCCTGTACCGGCTGCACCTCGACCTGGCATCGCTGAGCATCGCCGAGTTCTATCCCGACGGGGCGTCCTCCGTGCGTTTGGTGAACCAAACCGGATACCTTTAG
- a CDS encoding zinc ribbon domain-containing protein translates to MKAEVGQQRSLLELSKLDAELSRITHRASHLAEQQNLERVRDELSTAGDRVGAIRIALEDIDVQVSRLESEVEAVRQREDRDRALLQSGAADAKQLSDLQHELETLTRRQASLEDSLLDVMERREELQGQLDAAQGDVEALEVELAGAQRALDAALTEISEARQAHSSRRDVLSAALDPALAALYERQRAGGGPGAGPLLGRRCGACRLEIDRGEMSRITAAAEDDVVRCPECGAILLRVKGLDQ, encoded by the coding sequence ATGAAGGCCGAAGTCGGTCAGCAGCGCTCGCTGCTCGAGCTCTCGAAGCTGGACGCCGAGCTGTCCCGCATCACCCACCGGGCCAGCCACCTGGCCGAGCAGCAAAACCTCGAGCGGGTGCGGGACGAACTCAGCACCGCCGGTGACCGCGTGGGCGCCATTCGAATCGCGTTGGAGGACATCGACGTTCAGGTGTCGCGATTGGAGTCCGAAGTCGAGGCGGTCCGGCAGCGCGAAGACCGCGACCGGGCGTTGCTGCAGTCCGGCGCCGCCGACGCGAAGCAACTGTCGGATCTGCAGCACGAGCTGGAGACGCTGACGCGGCGCCAAGCCAGCCTGGAGGATTCGCTGTTGGATGTGATGGAACGCCGCGAGGAGCTGCAGGGCCAGCTCGATGCGGCACAGGGCGACGTCGAGGCGCTGGAGGTCGAATTGGCCGGCGCGCAGCGGGCTCTCGACGCCGCGCTCACCGAAATCAGCGAGGCCCGCCAGGCGCACTCCTCGCGCCGTGACGTCCTGAGCGCGGCCCTGGACCCCGCGCTGGCCGCGCTCTACGAACGGCAGCGGGCCGGGGGAGGGCCGGGCGCCGGGCCGTTGTTGGGGCGGCGGTGCGGTGCCTGCCGGCTCGAGATCGACCGCGGTGAAATGTCCCGCATCACCGCCGCCGCCGAGGACGACGTGGTGCGGTGCCCGGAGTGTGGCGCGATCCTTTTGCGGGTCAAGGGGCTCGACCAGTGA
- a CDS encoding Nif3-like dinuclear metal center hexameric protein: MSVRLADVIGVLDEAYPPRLAESWDSVGLVCGDPDDTIEAVTVAVDPTPAVVDEVPEGGLLLAHHPLLLRGVDTVAASTPKGALVHRLIRTGRSLFTAHTNADSAAPGVSDALAQALGLTVEAVLEPRAGGPDLDKWVIYVPRENADAVRAAVFEAGAGHIGDYSQCSWSVSGIGQFLPHDGASPAVGSVGTVEKVAEDRFEVVAPARIRPAVLSAMRAAHPYEEPAFDVFALLPPPGDTGLGRVATLPRPEPLRDFVSRVGAALPATAWGVRAAGDPDMPVSRVAVCGGAGDSLLAAAAGAGVQAYVTADLRHHPADEHRRASGVALVDVAHWASEFPWCRQAADVLRSHFGAALTVRVCTIRTDPWNMGQMDQCGDDNGGER; this comes from the coding sequence GTGAGCGTGCGGCTGGCCGACGTCATCGGCGTGCTGGACGAGGCCTACCCGCCGCGGCTGGCCGAGTCGTGGGACTCGGTGGGCCTGGTGTGCGGCGACCCCGACGACACGATCGAGGCGGTGACCGTGGCGGTCGACCCGACGCCCGCGGTCGTCGACGAGGTTCCCGAGGGTGGCCTGCTGCTGGCCCATCACCCGCTGCTGCTGCGCGGGGTCGACACGGTGGCGGCCAGCACCCCCAAGGGCGCGCTGGTGCACCGCTTGATCCGGACCGGGCGCTCGCTGTTCACCGCGCACACCAACGCCGACTCGGCCGCGCCGGGGGTGTCCGACGCGCTGGCCCAGGCCCTGGGCCTGACCGTCGAAGCGGTCCTGGAGCCGCGCGCGGGCGGGCCCGACCTCGACAAGTGGGTGATCTACGTGCCGCGCGAGAACGCCGACGCGGTGCGGGCGGCCGTCTTCGAGGCCGGCGCCGGGCACATCGGGGACTATTCGCAGTGCAGTTGGAGCGTCAGCGGCATCGGGCAGTTCCTGCCGCACGACGGGGCGTCGCCCGCCGTGGGCAGCGTCGGAACCGTCGAGAAGGTCGCCGAAGACCGGTTCGAGGTCGTCGCGCCCGCGCGCATCCGGCCCGCCGTGCTATCGGCGATGCGCGCCGCCCACCCCTACGAGGAGCCCGCCTTCGACGTCTTCGCGTTGCTGCCGCCGCCCGGCGACACCGGGTTGGGCCGCGTGGCCACCCTGCCCCGGCCCGAACCGCTGCGCGACTTCGTGTCCCGCGTCGGCGCCGCCCTGCCCGCGACGGCGTGGGGTGTCCGCGCGGCCGGCGACCCCGACATGCCGGTGTCCCGGGTCGCCGTCTGCGGCGGGGCCGGCGACTCGCTGCTGGCGGCGGCCGCCGGCGCGGGCGTGCAGGCCTACGTGACGGCCGACCTGCGGCACCATCCGGCCGACGAGCACCGCCGGGCCTCCGGTGTGGCGCTCGTCGACGTGGCGCACTGGGCGAGCGAATTCCCCTGGTGCCGGCAGGCCGCCGACGTGCTGCGGTCCCATTTCGGTGCGGCGCTGACGGTGCGGGTGTGCACCATCCGCACCGACCCGTGGAACATGGGGCAGATGGACCAGTGCGGCGACGACAACGGGGGTGAGCGGTGA
- the cobC gene encoding Rv2231c family pyridoxal phosphate-dependent protein CobC, with protein sequence MASLNLTPPAARYHGDQAVAPGMLDFAVNVRHGQPTEWLMRRLAARLTDLARYPSAHDVGSAQDAVAERHRRARDEVLPLAGAAEGFALLPNLRPARAAVVAPSFTEPADALSAAGVPVHHVVLEPPFGLAGVTVPDDADLVVVGNPTNPTSVLHTREQVLALRRPGRILVVDEAFADSIPGESESLAADSLPDVLVLRSLTKTWALAGLRVGYALGSPEVLARLTARRAHWPVGTLQLTAIAACCGPQAVAEAAAGAVRLAQVRAEMVAGLTSAGAEVVDGRAPFVLFRMPDAVAIRKSLRDRGIAIRRCDTFVGLDGRYLRAAVRREWPLLVEAISEVHR encoded by the coding sequence ATGGCGAGTCTGAACCTGACCCCGCCTGCGGCGCGCTATCACGGTGATCAGGCCGTCGCGCCCGGGATGCTGGATTTCGCCGTCAACGTCCGTCACGGCCAACCGACCGAGTGGCTGATGCGGCGGCTGGCCGCGCGGCTGACCGATCTGGCGCGCTACCCGAGCGCCCACGACGTGGGCTCGGCGCAGGACGCGGTCGCCGAGCGGCACCGCCGCGCCCGCGACGAGGTGCTGCCGCTGGCCGGCGCGGCGGAGGGGTTCGCGTTGTTGCCCAACCTGCGTCCGGCGCGGGCGGCCGTCGTCGCGCCGTCGTTCACCGAACCGGCCGACGCGCTGAGCGCCGCCGGCGTGCCCGTGCACCACGTCGTGCTCGAGCCGCCCTTCGGCTTGGCGGGAGTCACCGTGCCCGACGACGCCGACCTCGTGGTGGTGGGCAACCCGACCAACCCCACGTCGGTGTTGCACACCCGCGAGCAGGTGCTCGCCCTGCGCCGGCCCGGGCGGATCCTGGTGGTCGACGAGGCGTTCGCGGATTCCATTCCCGGCGAATCCGAGTCGCTGGCCGCGGACTCGCTGCCCGACGTGCTCGTGCTGCGCAGCCTGACCAAGACGTGGGCGCTGGCCGGCCTGCGGGTCGGCTACGCCCTGGGCTCGCCGGAGGTGTTGGCCCGGTTGACGGCCCGGCGCGCCCACTGGCCGGTGGGGACGCTGCAACTGACGGCCATCGCGGCATGCTGCGGCCCGCAGGCCGTCGCCGAGGCGGCGGCCGGTGCGGTGCGGTTGGCGCAGGTGCGCGCCGAGATGGTGGCCGGGCTGACATCGGCGGGCGCCGAGGTGGTCGACGGCCGGGCGCCATTCGTGCTGTTTCGCATGCCCGACGCGGTTGCGATACGAAAGAGCTTGCGGGACAGGGGGATTGCCATCCGTCGCTGTGATACGTTCGTCGGCTTGGACGGGCGCTACCTGCGGGCCGCGGTGCGCCGGGAGTGGCCGCTGCTGGTCGAGGCGATTTCGGAGGTGCACCGGTGA